The nucleotide sequence GGCATGACCTCTGAAATTGCTGTCGCCATACCTTCATCCTGGTCTGTTATGACTATTCTTGGCAGTTTCCCTCCCATCACATGCAAGAAAGTTTGGAACATCCACTTGAAGGTTTCAGCTTTCTGATCTTGTAGCAAGGCGCATCCAAACACAAGGATTCTCCCATGACTATTCATTCCAATAATAGGGGTGAAAGGCATGTTATTCCTATTAGTGCTGTATGTAGTATTAAACGATATGAAATCTCCAAAAATCTCATAATCTACTTTCGACCTCGCATCAGTCCAGAAAAGACTCCTAACTATGTTATCTTCATCTTTTTGCATGGTGTAGGAAAATCCAAGGTTCCGCAGCTCCAGTTCTTTGAAGCGCTTCAGTGCGGTTTCAACATCTGAGTTTTCTTTTCTCCACTGGTTTGCACACTGTGAATTGCTCGTAACTTTCTCTTTTATCGATGATACCTTTCTGAAGTTGCTTCTCATTCTCCTGAAAATATTCATAGCTTTCCTTGGATTTACCCTACTTTGTTGCAGAACTCTTAGAAATAACTTTTCTTCACTTGACAGGTATTTGTGGTTCAAAAAGAAACTTGCGAGAGATGGGGATGGACATAATGGATGGTTGTGCTCATGCTTAACTCCTATGAACTCCCATTGCTCGTTATGGAGCTTCACTATCACCTTTGCTTGGCACCGTGATCCCAAAGCATtagacctcctcttcctcttcaggtcCTCGGTTGGCTTTAGTTTACCACTTCTGTTGCATTCCAGGTCAAACTTCACTCTCCTGTAATTCGACCCCCTCCTTACTGCAAAACCAGTTAGCATAGCATGTGTGCTGTAGAAACGTTCTGCATCTTCAAGGGTTGGAAATCTCATTCCAATTTCCGGTGGTCTTGAATTCTCCAGTTCCTCGAAACTAGGGTAAAAGCATTTTCCTAGTTCAGTATCTAGCTCACTCCCTGAACTGCTACCTGAATCGCTTCCACTGCTTGTATCATTGCTAGACATTTCATGCCCTTGTGTAACACCGTGTAATTGGTCTTGTTCCTCAGCGTGCCGCTGCATTCTAGTGTCCACCGAGTTGGATTGTTTATCCGATGTATCTGTCAGCAGTCCTTGTGCAGCGGTGCCAATGCCATTCGACGCGTGTTCCTGCAAGCGAGTGAATGATATCTGTTAAGCTATTATGTAAGGCTGTATTGAATTCCACTTGTATTACAGAGCAGTACTCCGTATGTTCTCTTTGGTTTCCATACCTGGCCATTTCCAACAGTCAGCTGTAGACGTCCTCCTGGTGTAGCTTGTCTGCCGACGTTTTCCTGTGTAATTTACTACTTTATTTCCTAGTAGAACTATGCATGAGGACATTGTAAAAAGATATAATAGTAGTGATGTTTATTAAGAGGAAGGAGGTCAAAGTCAAGGTCCTTCCCGATTTCTACTACTACCAGAAACCCATAATGTTACCAACTACATAGAGGTCAACCACAAAAGGAAAACACAGTGATGGCACTGAATACCATAATCAGTTAGTTGCAAATGCCATTGTTTTGCCATCAAATTTACTGCCATGTGATACGCGTGAGAGCAATTCACCATTTGTTTCTGGTGACTGCATATTTCTCTAGACACGTAGGAGTAGTACAGTATCATCAGCATACGAATGCACATTGTAAGCAGACGCGTTGGAGCAACACCTTTTCTATGTGCAGTCCTGCTCCTGAGTGGTTCGGTTCTACCGGATGGGTCATCGCAACCTGTACCAATTTCACAAAGTTCATTTCACATATCTGTTGTAAAGTCAAAAAATTCCGCGAGGTGATAAAAAATCCGCAGACGAATTTAGTGGTAACCATGCATACTTGTTCGAGATTGGTTGCAGGGGCAGGTCCCGGCGCTTGTTCCCCGAGGTTATCTACCGCTGCCTGCATCTGTGCATCAGCGGCGGCTCGCTGTTCCTGATTTGGGGGATTTGGCACCTGAAAAAAAAAATAGTACTCCGGTAAGTATCAGCAATAGCCCATCAAatatccgccgccgcaccggcaccacgctggctgtgcggagaagggggagaggagggggctgGATCCGGGTTCGAGGGCAGGCGGGAAGAGTGGGGGGCTGGATCCGGGTTCGAGGGCAGGCGGGAAGAGTGGGATTGGACCTGTGTGTGCTCTGAGCGGCTGCGGCCTGCGAGGGGACGAGCGGAGAAGCAGACGGCGGCGGacggggagggaggaggcggcgcgggggcggGGCGACGGCCGCCTGCTGGATAGAGAGAGGGGGAGTCGGATGGGAAGGAGTGGGGGGAACAGTTACAGGAAGGAAGGGCGGGCCCTGTAGCTCTGTCTATGCGGTGAACGTCCGCCCATTAAGGCCTTGTAGTACAATACTAGTTTGGGTGCTTTACAAAAAACAACTAGATGATACCCCCGCGTTGCTGCGGAATTTGTAGCACTATATATAGAATAAATATTTATGAAGTAAGAAATGAAAAAATGTAATTTTTTTAACCTTTAATGAAACAATACGAAAAGCCAGGAAAATTAGTATAACGTAGAgtcactaccggaacagggctctaCGCCGACAGCCAaatatatgccgacggctgccgtcggcctagTCCGAGCTATGCCGACAGCTAGCTCCTGGCCGTCGGCGTACAATGGCCGTCGGGCTATCCACGTCTACGCCGACAGCAGTCGTCGGCATATGTAGGCCGTCGGCTTATTCCAGACTACGCCTACagctgccgtcggcatatatagGCCGTTGGCATAGATGTGAGCCCGCTGACAACTGTCATCACGGCCGGCTAACGacgtcaaatctatgccgacggccgtgacggtggccgtcggcatagatacaggtgacacgtcaccgatccagagcgcaccgaccaggagctatgccgacggcagccgtcggcatagccgacacgtcatcgatccgcggcgCTGTCCATCTGCCCTGGCCAcatttgccgtcggcatagttttttttcttttttttttctttttttccatatagtattattattattattaagcatacaatatgtgttaataagcatacctatagattgtgttaataagcatatagtatgtgttaataatcatacatatagtttttttctttttcttcacttttttctttattatttttatttaactaacttacatacagtatgtgttaataagcatacatacatTATTTTTCGGTTCTGTACAAAGCGNNNNNNNNNNatgtgttaataagcatacctatagattgtgttaataagcatatagtatgtgttaataatcatacatatagtttttttctttttcttcactgttttctttattatttttatttaactaacttacatacagtatgtgttaataagcatacatacatTATTTTTCGGTTCTGTACAAAGCGTTGTgacccccctcacgaacggtgccgccgccagccggcaactggaatggggaacagccgcatcgggtctatacgaaggggactttgctccaagtgtttatatatatcggatgacctaccacaaccggatggtgttatggcatgtccgaagaggcggcacgcatctccggggtgtggccccgtcaaggacggcgccgccgccggcacctggagggggggaacggacgcgtctggtctacatggagtggatttagctgtgggtttggcccggatgttgctccccggtgtccctctgggtcgacccgacacaaccgggtggagagatcCACTGGtccaagcccgtccgtgcaaagtcaaaaggctagatctcgtggtcaaccgctccagggttaggcgggacgggggccctggggggtagcaatgccaccggagcgtcgtaccgggccctcatacatNNNNNNNNNNNNNNNNNNNNNNNNNNNNNNNNNNNNNNNNNNNNNNNNNNNNNNNNNNNNNNNNNNNNNNNNNNNNNNNNNNNNNNNNNNNNNNNNNNNNNNNNNNNNNNNNNNNNNNNNNNNNNNNNNNNNNNNNNNNNNNNNNNNNNNNNNNNNNNNNNNNNNNNNNNNNNNNNNNNNNNNNNNNNNNNNNNNNNNNNNNNNNNNNNNNNNNNNNNNNNNNNNNNNNNNNNNNNNNNNNNNNNNNNNNNNNNNNNNNNNNNNNNNNNNNNNNNNNNNNNNNNNNNNNNNNNNNNNNNNNNNNNNNNNNNNNNNNNNNNNNNNNNNNNNNNNNNNNNNNNNNNNNNNNNNNNNNNNNNNNNNNNNNNNNNNNNNNNNNNNNNNNNNNNNNNNNNNNNNNNNNNNNNNNNNNNNNNNNNNNNNNNNNNNNNNNNNNNNNNNNNNNNNNNNNNNNNNNNNNNNNNNNNNNNNNNNNNNNNNNNNNNNNNNNNNNNNNNNNNNNNNNNNNNNNNNNNNNNNNNNNNNNNNNNNNNNNNNNNNNNNNNNNNNNNNNNNNNNNNNNNNNNNNNNNNNNNNNNNNNNNNNNNNNNNNNNNNNNNNNNNNNNNNNNNNNNNNNNNNNNNNNNNNNNNNNNNNNNNNNNNNNNNNNNNNNNNNNNNNNNNNNNNNNNNNNNNNNNNNNNNNNNNNNNNNNNNNNNNNNNNNNNNNNNNNNNNNNNNNNNNNNNNNNNNNNNNNNNNNNNNNNNNNNNNNNNNNNNNNNNNNNNNNNNNNNNNNNNNNNNNNNNNNNNNNNNNNNNNNNNNNNNNNNNNNNNNNNNNNNNNNNNNNNNNNNNNNNNNNNNNNNNNNNNNNNNNNNNNNNNNNNNNNNNNNNNNNNNNNNNNNNNNNNNNNNNNNNNNNNNNNNNNNNNNNNNNNNNNNNNNNNNNNNNNNNNNNNNNNNNNNNNNNNNNNNNNNNNNNNNNNNNN is from Triticum aestivum cultivar Chinese Spring chromosome 1B, IWGSC CS RefSeq v2.1, whole genome shotgun sequence and encodes:
- the LOC123139517 gene encoding protein FAR1-RELATED SEQUENCE 5, which produces MQAAVDNLGEQAPGPAPATNLEQVAMTHPVEPNHSGAGLHIEKENVGRQATPGGRLQLTVGNGQEHASNGIGTAAQGLLTDTSDKQSNSVDTRMQRHAEEQDQLHGVTQGHEMSSNDTSSGSDSGSSSGSELDTELGKCFYPSFEELENSRPPEIGMRFPTLEDAERFYSTHAMLTGFAVRRGSNYRRVKFDLECNRSGKLKPTEDLKRKRRSNALGSRCQAKVIVKLHNEQWEFIGVKHEHNHPLCPSPSLASFFLNHKYLSSEEKLFLRVLQQSRVNPRKAMNIFRRMRSNFRKVSSIKEKVTSNSQCANQWRKENSDVETALKRFKELELRNLGFSYTMQKDEDNIVRSLFWTDARSKVDYEIFGDFISFNTTYSTNRNNMPFTPIIGMNSHGRILVFGCALLQDQKAETFKWMFQTFLHVMGGKLPRIVITDQDEGMATAISEVMPQVRHRFCKFSVMRKAQEMLGAFMAARSNMNAELHGLVDNSVTEKEFEEGWDVLTERYDASQNEYLRLMWETRKNWVPVYFQADFCPFVESAGHCEVANLLFKDNVLPKDRIEKFIEQYERMQEHIVKTEEEDALQSATEPAYFSMQPIEKHAARIYTRQIFLIAQNELYYSTAFNVHEIQGGYRLEKVFNYENPEFSRNSFEVLAEPGTHAFKCQCAKFTRDGILCCHIFRVFTQLGVKEIPAQYMLPRWAPKFIEDRLKEYEERCSKRRENKTRYAMLLGKMADIGKGICADGAKSGCFMLELDKVQETLATTAEEIPRK